The Rhea pennata isolate bPtePen1 chromosome 5, bPtePen1.pri, whole genome shotgun sequence nucleotide sequence CTTAAGCCCTTATGTAGTGTTTAAGTGTACTGGGAGATGAAGCTAAACTGTTGGCCTAGTGCTTATTAAACAATTCCTGTatttaaaagatggaaaattttcagagaagaaatacaaatttcaagACTGTTTGCTATTACATAGATGCTCAAGGGTGATGGCCAAATACTTATCAATCTTATGGTCATAACCCAGGGTACTATTTGGAGTTTGAGAGAAACTTTGTAAAATACGAAAACAAATCTAAGGTTAAGCTTCATGATTTAATTCCTCAAACCACAAATTAATTACTGTATGGATGTggtttgtatatatttaaatttcaggTGGGCTTCTCAGTTGGCTTTATGTAAGATGGCCTTTCTGAATTCCCTCTGCTCCAGTTGCAGCTAACAGTTTGCATGAAGTGTACAAGTGAAATGGCCAACTGACTTGAATTCCTACATGTCTTCTGTAACAAACTTAATCACGGTTCTGATGAAACATAAAAGACCTTCAGAATTGACAGATCTTGTTAGAGAAGCTGCAGGCCTTGGTAGTAGTAGTTTATTCTTAATCtacaatgtttttcttcattcgGAATAGTAAGCAtcagctttattaaaaatgtcatgAAGACTTCAGACTAAGCCAGTTCCAGTAGATTCTCTTTCAATTAGCAGTGGCTTGTTTTTCCGCGGTATACTGTCAGCGAGACAGTGTAGGAAGAATCGTGTATGAATTGTTACTGATAGAGGTAGGTGCCTGTTCCCTTTAATCTATCTGGTCATGCACTAGTTTTTAGCAATATTGGCAATACCTGGTTTTGAGTTTAGAGCTTATTAAATATACAGGTGTTATTTTTACAATAATAATTTGCTCCTCTTCTGGAGAAATAACTGAATTAATGCTGTAGCATTTGTGATCATAGAACATAGCAGTTAATGGAATGAAATAACCACTGGACATGACTTTTAGAGTTTTGGgtcttttcttaaaacaaaaaagctccTAAAGCCCTCCTGAATGGTAGTAATTTAAAATGGTTTCAAGCTTGAGAAGTATTTGTGGTTAAATTAAATGGTTTGATTCCAGCAATTTTAGAAAATAGTGTGATTGTGTTGTGAATGTAAAGCAAAAGGGACATGCAGTGCTTCATCTAAAGTGTGTTTACAATACTTGATAGGTTCAAGTTAATTTAGTTTTTGTTATGCAGGTCATATTTTGTCTGAAAGCTGCTAAGAGAGTTGCATTTTTGGTATTAATGTCAGCCTGTATTGAGAGAATAAATGCTAGAAAGCTGTGATGTGAAGTTTACAGTTTTATTGTAATGACTTTACATTATCACAGATACACTTTTATAGAAGTATAGGTATAAATGTTggctcttttaaaaattgattaatttgaaataatcaAGCATAGATGCTCAAAATTCCCCTCAAACTGTTTACAACAGACTCACTCTTTTGAATAGTCAAGGTCagtagtttttttaaaaaaagcagaagcccacaacaacaaatgaagaaaaacactgttgTCATCTGGTTGAGTTCAAAAGATCTCAGTgtttgagaaaataaagatttattcTGATAGTGAAGTGGCAAAACGTGTCTATATTCTGTTCTTTGGTTATGGCTGCTTTTAATTAAGAGGGATTTAGGGAATCGTAGCTGAAGGTAATTTAACACTCCAGCTACATCTAAAAGCTCTTCAAGCTGCTCTAGGGCTCTACAGGCATATGCAATGAAGTCAAATAATGAAATATAGTATATGGTTTGGAATAAGTGTAATAAAATGGTTTTAGAACAAGAGCGATTCTTAGGCTCTCTATATTCATCAGATGCATTCAAGTCACAATTCAAGAATAGAAAGTTGAGTCCTCAGTTCCAATTATGTAGAAGTATTTGTTATACTGTAGTGTTTGTAGGCTGTAATATAATTAAACCATGTAGCTTTGGTTCTATGCAATTAGTAACGTTATTTTGCGTTTTCTGAGACGGGGTGAAAACAACCAACCCCAAATCCAACAATAGCAGCAACCATCTTTAGTAATGTTAACTTATccatcttgaaaaaaatgatttttttttagataggtggatttcatatttgtttaaaaaaaaaatcttaaacctTCCACAATCGACATTAAGATGCTGCAGCTTGATCTCCATGTATATTTACTGTTTGTCACAGCTATGGAAAAAACACAATTCTGAGTTTACCTGTTTGTTTTAACCCattaactttgaaaataaatttctgcaaatgctacttGTAACCAAATAGTAGTAATTCACAGTGATTCGATCAAGGAACTTGTAATGAGATTAATCTGTTTCATTACATCTGTTTTGTTAATACTTCAGGGGTGTaaattctttgcagaaaaataatttggttttACTACttacttttcaaaagcaatgtTTCCAGAACTGTATATCatgtttctgctgaaaaagtCCTTTTTTGACTTCACAGAGTTGTAGATTAATCTAAAGTTGTCTAAAAGTTTCTAAAGTGTCACTTAGCATTCATTTTTGATGCgtagaaaataaagtatttaaatggTTTTACAGGATAAAGATAGGTATACTTACACCTTCTAGAATGTAAATCTTTCATGTAAAAATTACTTACTTGGATTTTTCTTGTATAAAAGCAAATCTCAATTGTGAAATCCAAAGATGAATAAAGCTGTATAAATGGAAGGTTCTTAAATAGAGTGtgtttattatttaaaactacTACTGCCAAAgcagtgcttttaaaatgaagagcAAGTGTAACTGTTGATGGATGATTTTGTGCAGAGCAGATGCTTCTCAAAATAACTTGGGGCATCTACTCTTCACAGGTTTATAAGCTCTGGAAGTAAGTGCAGTTCAGGAAAAGGATagatgctttaaatatttttagtaaaactGCAGATGAAAATTTAACTAGTGGACTGACTGCAATATAAATATGGGGATCTGTTAGGTGCTAGAGATTCAGATTGTGTGTGACACTAAGCTGGGAAGCGTACTGCAAAGTGTTCCAACACAGATTCAGCTGCAGAGTCAAGTAAGGACCAAAATGGGCAATGGCAAAGATTTGCTCAAGAAAGGTATTATTTAAAGTAGTTAGTTAGTAAAActcccctttctctccctcccctttcctcccatCAAGTAAACTGGGACTTAAGTTACAGAATTAACTGTGGTTCTTTAATGCTTCCATCTTATTCCAGAGAGCAGTGAGGTTTCAGCCTGAGCTACCACAGTATTACAAAACAGACAAGACCTATCCTGACTGAGTGGTTCACAGTGAGGCAGGCCCCAGGGGTCCTCGCCTGCCTGGGCTTTAATGACGCTCTGTAACTGGAATCAGCAAACGCCTCCTCAGGAGTTCTCACAAATCAACTCCAATAGCagacagcttttattttttaaaaaagaattatttttatagtaggatgtgcaaaatactgtttaaagTCCCTGTCCCAGATAAATAGGCCAGGAATAGAAAACAGTAATAGGAGTGTTAGCAATGGTACATTTGTTCatcttcattaaaatgtttcaaggAGGGGGTGGAACGTACAGAGGTACCCTGAGCTCTAACCTACAGcagtttaattttctctttagaCTGAGTACACTTGTAATTTTCGTGGTtggatttttattaaaaacacaagACAGCATGGTCATTTTTTGAATATACAGAGCTGAATAAGGCATTAAAAAGGGGTTTTAAAGTCAATTTCAGTTTATGCTATTGCACAACAGAAGGGGGTCTCAGAAGTCCTGCTTGGAGTGTCCTTCCTTCAGTGCCAAGGCCTGCCTGTGTATATTCTGCTGAAGGACTTCCCTGAGGCAGTCATGCTCGCCATCTCGTCTTACATCTCACTTTCTTGCATCGtacttttctgttctctgagaGGTCTGCTGCCGGAGGCTCCCAGCAGACTTGTAACAGCTGCACAAAACTTCCTTTATGCTGCCCAGCTGTGTGCTGTGACAAGACACGGAGGCATCCTTGAAGACTATTACAGGGGGATAGGGGAAAGGAAGATTTCCTACCAGAAATGTAGTAGGGTTGTGATGTACTTGAAGAATGTAAAAGGAATGATCCTGGACTTACATTTTACTGCGTGATGGTACTGAGGGAAGATGCTCACGCTTTAACAATGGACTGGAGCCTCACAAAACTAAAAGAGCTTTATGACTACAGAACTGGCCCCTTGTACTTACCCTagaaggaatttttttattatagacCATGGAGAACTGAATGTTCTCATTAGCAGAAAGGCTTAACTGAAAAcgtaattttaaaggaaaacaaaagaccAGAATGAGACAGATGCTGCCTTTGGGCATCCTGCCTGAAAGCTTAACAAGTACCTGATACAAGTGAGCCATCCAAGTCGCACAGGCAGAATGAGGTCTAATGTCTTTAGAAAACATGCCTAAGTAACTTTTCATCTAGCTGGCTTTCACAATGAATGTAATGCAAGTGATGATGGCTGGAAAGGGAAACTGTagcagaggacagaaaaagatGTGATGAACAGtaacaaaaagcaagctgtaaAGGAAACAATGTAAAGATAATGAAAACCCCTGGAAAGAGCTATAGCTCCGTGAATGGATGAAAACACCCAACAGTGCCattcagaaaacacagcaagatTTAGCTTGGGCCTAGCTGTAAGGACATACAGTGATCATTGCTTATGCATAGGCGCACACAGCAGAGAAGACAACAGTATAGTCTACTGCACTTTGAAATACAGAGCagcaagggaaggaaggaaagctgtTTTAGATCTGATAAGCCTGTGTGGAGATTCACAGGAAGGTGTTGGACAGCTAATACCTTGATTTGTAGAGCTAGCTAGATAGAGCACTAATCTACAGTAGAAAGCTCACCAGCGAGTTGCTTGTGTTTTTGAACAAGGTTttgcagagagaaggcagagggaCAGTAAGGCAAGGAGACCACCACCCTGCACTGAACAGCAATGGCAAAAATTGTTTAGAAAACAGACACTACAGAAATAAGATGAGTAGAACCAGAAAACAGTCAGGAACACTAAATACACCTTACAGAACAGAGCCACCTGTATAGCCAAGAACATGAATGGAGCTCACGCTCTGACACCATCTGGTTACCACTCAGTGAGTTTCAGACAAAGGCAAACAGAACAAGGGGGTTGGGGTGTGCCGTTGGCTTGTTTAAACGGAAGAGGCTAAACAGGCTTTTGCTGTGAGGAAAGCAagctggaaagcaggaaaagtggaaaaagagCAGGCTGGAATGAATAATGTTAGTGGAATCTCTGGATCTGTGACTGACTAATCCTGTCCTTTTAGGTCTGTTTTGCCTCTCATAGCTACCACTGCTTGTGTGACCCTataattctttctttacttttccaGATAACATGTAGAAGTTacatagtcaaaaaaaaaaaaaaaaaaaaaaaaaaaaaaaaaaaaagtaatttgattaaaattatCAAGTACTTTAAGgtctttcttcctgtttgtcCTAACATGAAGAAcaagtgtttttattaaaagaagtcAGCTGATCTGTGACAAAGGTTATTTGTGAGGccctaaaaatagaaaaatggcTATGCTTAATGCCAACATGAGAACTAGACATACAAGCAGGCAGCATTAACTGGTTGAATTTGTGCCCCTTTGGGGTCTGAGAGCAGAAAAGGTATATTATTGCAGTTATGCTGTTTTTAGAGTAGtgtgctattaaaaaaaattaaaagtcagGTCTCCTTAACATAGCGATCTCCACATCACACTGCATTATGCTGTCTTACCTGCCACAGCTTTACTCTCCTTCAGAATACTTACCTCAAGATGAAAAGCTGATGATATATCTAAATAtagaaacagcagcttttcaCAATGGAGAAGACgctttaaaatgtattgtcATGTCACCTTTTATGTATTTCAGGATCCATTTCTCTCATCTGCGAGCAGCCTCAGGTTACTAAAAATTCTTCATGTAGCACAGTAAATTCTATGAATTTTTGAAGCATGATGCCATACTATGCAATGGATTTATTCCTTTCACACCTTCCAATTTTACTGTATAGTAGCAAAAAGATGGAGGGAGATGGGGAGCAAAAACTACTCTTAAAGTCCTCACACTTCCAGTGTGGTGTAACATAACTCCAGAAAACTGTTCAGGTTGTGATACTCGACTGACCATCAATCTCATTAGCAGTTGATTTGCCCAGGTTATTCCAAGTGCTGGAGAAACTCTGTTATCCACTGCACTATAAAGAAAGCATTGCAGATTTCCACATGTATGAATTTAATATGAAACACCTTGAGTTTGATTATAACTAAAAATCATCTACTGTCTTATATATTTAGTACCATTTGCTCTATTTAAAGCTGTAGAGATTACACAGTGTACTCACAACAGTAAACGCTAGGTTTCCTCTATAGTCAGCTGAgagctggaagaggaagagtGCTTTTATACAGAATAGTTCAGTCATTCTTCAAACTTCAGCCATGGTGAATACCTGCCTCTGTCTTGAAGAATCCCCTCTTGCAGCAGGAAAATAGTAATAGAAAAGTGTTTgaacttaaaatacttttggcCCTGAATTCCATTAGAAGCTACGTTTAGAAATGCTGGATAGATATAACactatttatatatgtatgcatgcatgtatgtggggtgtgtatgtgtgcgtgtgtgtgtgtatatatacacacacacacatatatatataaaatatatatattttttcaatttatcaAAGCTTAAAACAATCTTCTTCCTGGAGAATATACAATCTCTCCAGTAAAGAGTTACAGTTATCTTCTTCTTTGTCAAATTCTGAATCAGGAGGGCCTATGTTAACTTCTCAAAAAGAAGTATGTTTTTAACTCCTAGCTTATGTAATAAATTAAGATTATCATTAGCCTTCAAACAAAACTCTATCTGCTTGAATTCTATTAATCTCTTGATGTCAAAAAACAGTTgttgctcagatttttttcttataacagcaacaaccaccaccacccacaAGGCTGAGTTgctatatttttctaaacagacagaaaatataCCCAATTATATCAGAAACAAGAAGAGATACAAATTCTCCAGTGTTACCAAGTACAGCAGCCATTAACTCCAGAGAATTTTTTCCCCAACCTACTCCCTGTGGTAACGGGTTACCACATAACTGGATActatgtggttttttttccttccaacttACAGCACAGTAGGTATTACTGCTCTCCAGCAAATACAACTTGTTGGGTAGCTCCACTGCTGCTCTTAATATGTTCTTATAGTTTATATggaagttaaagaaaaatacgCTGCTTATATGCTTCTATGTATGACATTGTTACATTTCCTTTTGCAGAAGATGACTTACCTACAATTGCACTGAGCAGCTTCTGATTCACTCACTGCATCAGTCACCTAAATCAGAAAAGTAATATTTGAAGTTGACTTGTagttatgtatttatttttggcaaacagaaggaaagggaatgaagccaataaaattcaaaatattgaatttaatatataaaaccccttttctttcaaagttaaCTAAAGGAGTTGTGAAGTGTTAGCTTAGTTCACAGCACTTCAACAATTTAGCTAGATAAAGTTTGTATGAATGTAACTGCTATTAGATGCTGAATCTATTAAAAGAAACACTAAAGAAAAACCTCACACCACACACACCTTTTCCATACTTAAGCTTTTGTATGTGTAGATAAAAGGTACTGATACTCAAATCTCAAAAAGCTGTGTAATTCCTAATGAATTTACTACTTTCAAAGGCCTGTCCGATCAAGTTTAAatgataaattttgaaaaagctaaaatttaCTGGTTTAAACTGGTTTAAAGAAACTGGAAGTTTCTATTTGTCATTAAGACTCAGTTGACAGCATCCCTTTAAAAGCAACACCTACAAATCTGTCTACACAAACCTTCCCCCCAACAACCATTAATATAATGGCCTTATAAAGTAAGAAGTATTTGTCATGTTGTACCTGGTTAATGCACATTATTGGAGTCCTGAATCTAGTGCTTAAGCTGTGTAGCTGTGCTCCAAACATCTGCAAATACCGAGCTTTCGTAACAGAGTCTGAAACTCCAAATTCGCATCGAAACAAAGCTGCAATAGAGTCTATGACCACCAGCCGCACCATGCCTCTTGTGAGCAGTAAAGAAATCCTTTTAGTAATGCAGTTGTGGAAGGTGTCCTATCACAAAATACAAACCCCTGAGattgaaataattcaaataatatTTGTAAGATTAAGATAGTCACTTAAATGTAAGCTGTCAGAGTTTCTAATCATAGAATAAGTTTGTGGATCTGTAAGTTTTGCTGGTAAAAATTTAAGAGGTGTCTTATGGTtttatctaaaacaaacaaaggaaGCTATACACAGCCTGTGTATATCATGAACAATCTACTGAAGTTATTTGCAGCTGTACTCACTTAAATCAAGTATGTACAGCTGCTCCCAGATCTCAAGAATGCAATAGTAAAGTCCTGACCCACTCCTATTTTGCAGCAGTAGTTCTCACTGAAATACTGAGGACTCAAGACTAGCATTACAttcaaaacagaagttaaagACTATCCTGCTGTTCCGCTAATGATGTTTCGTAATAAAATACACACCTACTATATCAAACCTACCTTGGTCAAAAGTCCTATTAATACAGTATCTGCaacttatttcctctttttcataaaaaagaTTTATCAATTGAATATTTCGAAGACACCCAAACTTTCCAATTACAGGAAGTTTTTACTAGCAAATACTTTGCAGAGTGTAACTTCATATAATAATAGTCATACTCGTCAGAGTAAAGGCTATTCTAGCCACATCTTGTCTTTAGCAGTGGTCTACAATAGCTGAGTAAAAAGGAGAGCAAGCGTACAATAATCTTAGCTTCTAGGTATCAATGATTCAGGGgcaacattagaaaaaaaaagccacaaacaaTAACCAGACAGTTATAGTTCTTTTGATTGGTGCCATTCTTTACGAAGAAATAGGAGCTCATGGCTAAAAGCTTACATGCAACCAAAATTATATGTAATATCTTTCAATACTCCACAGCTATTAGAACTAGATTGTAATTCTCAAATCTGAATTGCAGTAAGATCCATTCTATTAAATTAGCTGCTCTTGACAAAAGCAGTAGTATTGTACTatcaaaggctttttcttttttatcccttcttttttttaaagtgagcCCATTTAAGAGATCAGAAAGCACATACATGTGTCTTTACAAGGCAAGAACGCAATATTGAAGTTagtatcttttttccccctcagctCTACTAAGTTGTctaaaaatgagagaaggagaaagacagcaacTTTACAGCTGTTATGTTGTGCCACTACTTATTCTGGGTATCATTTGTGTCCTTCCTTCCTAtccatttgattttaaaatcattacCTCTGGTCTTATATTGCAAATATGGACCACCTTTTGCATACATATTTGTATGCTGTCTACAAACTTAATCAGGACCTCTCCAGGAGCTATAGTAAAACCAGCAGCAATACTGCTacaaatttttaatgtaattatttataaaacCCACCAAATCATTCCTTCTAAAAAAGATCAATATTTATCTTTGAATATCTCTCAATCTTTCACAATGAAACACTAAGTAAAAGAGTTAGCTCCTGAAGACCTGACTCAATTTTCTAATGCTAATTTGCAGAGATAAAGTAGTAAGTATTCATTGTAAATCTTAGGTCACTTGCAGTCTTTTGCAAGCTCTTCTACACCAAGAAAACTCCTGTGGTAACTAGATTATAGCATTATAATGATTGAAAGTCATGCTACTACTTACTAGGTCTGCTGCATGCTCaatgaaaatgctgtttccAAATTTGATTTTCTGAATGATTTCAGCTGGAACATCTGCACGCAGCTTAGGCTGTTGATCTATGAGTTGCTGCAAACGTTTACTTGGGAATACGTCTTCTGTACAAATATAGACTGCTCCTACAATCCAGAAAACAGCCTCTGTTACTAAATCATGGCTCTTACACAAACAGTTTTTTTAATagccccaaaacaaaacaatgcatTATGTACTTAAAAGCTAAGCACACTTAACTGGaaattctttttacttttctacaTCCCTTTTGCATCAACAATGAACAACCACAAGAAAGCGCTGCTATGACTTTCCTGTAGCTGCCAGATACCCTTTTAGTGCCTTCTGGCAAAAACGTGGTTTTGTACTCTCCCGTGGTCCACTAGGTGTCACTCTTCTTGCATGGCTGCAGAACACCTGCCTGCCTAACTGGGATGATTGAGTACCATAATGCTTTCAACTACAAATAGAGTAACATTAATACTACGTATTTTGCCTTAGACTACCAAGtctaatttaattaatttcactCACCCTTTTGAACTTTCTCAATATCAAATTTATATATGGAGGGGTACTTTTTGCCATAACTTGTAAAACAGTTTAAAGAGGATCAGTCATCCATTCTCACTCCAATTAACTCTTCCTGAAAATGGTACATTAGATAAAAAGTATTATACTTCATCACATTACTATCAGTGAtgtctatatatttttactgcagGTTCTGGTTAACAAGTATGTACTACTGTAGAGAAAGTTAACTATACATGTCAAAGatcttggaggaaaaaaatgattatgtaCAGTATTTTGTTAGAAAACTGTTGCTGTTATTGTAGAATTAGCaaaaatcatctgaaaataaCAGCTAATAACTACAGGATTACATGTAAGCCCACTCTGATGCTAATAGAGCTTGGCAGCTGATGTGCTTGGCAGCACTAGAAATCCTCAGTATTTCCACCCAGCAGTCCATTTTCTACACTGGCTTTCCAGGGAGCAGAGTTCCATTGCTAGTTGCAACTTCGAAACACACAACATATtccacagaaaaaatacaaaactataTCCCATAGTAGGACCTGGAAGAGCACAGGACTGGATTAAGGAAACATTAAGATATTTCcattccaaataaaaatattttgctgacaCCTGAATAACACAAGGTATTGAATTTTGAGAACTCTTACAAAAGAGAGAAGCATGATCATAAGCCTAATTTTCTTGAAGACTAAACTTGTTTCTTCAGCTTAACCTTTCCTACTTCTCTACCATGAATTCTTTTATAAATTGCCCTACTTCATTTgtgaaatatcaaaaaaattcattatttttccaaagcCCAGAAAGTCTTGTTTTTAAGTATGCAGAAAGCTATCAGCTAGAGCAATTTAGTTTATGCATGCCCACTGAATAAAAAATGTTCATCTTTGACAGATGGGATTTTAAAGTCCTCCTCAGCTattaacagaaaggaaaatatttcttcattatcCTCTCCTTTCAAAGGAACATTTCCACAATTTCTAAATTCATCACTGACGACCCTTCTATTCTACCTAGGAAAAGTTTCAAAACATACTTCAGCATCTTTTCACCTCCCTTGGCTCCGGCTGCCACAGCCTTTCTCAGTAATATATTCAGTCCATACTATTAATTTCCCCTCATTTCATTATATACTGGTAGTGATGTCAGAGGGAACTTAGGGTTTTTAGCAGCTTACAACATTTGACATTGAATGAGgactaaaataaaacattattaatCAGAGCAGTCACAACCTGATCATGATTCctgtattaaaacaaacaaaaaaaaatgaactataaatgtttctgtatttttccccaCTTCCTATTTCAAGTATTAGTTGAGTGGATgcaattttgaatttttgaaacTGTGGGCATAAACAATTTATTTGATAATTACAAAAGTTGAACTCATATGCAATACTTGTAGACACAAATGAGTGTATGTGCAAATTTTCATTTAGGCAGAAGGAAATCAGATTAGAAAATACATCCACTGATACTTGAATACATTAAGTTTACAGTGACATCTATAGCTTGCTGAATATTCTATGAACTGGTATGAATATCAAGGCAAGAAAAACACagtatat carries:
- the XRCC3 gene encoding DNA repair protein XRCC3 isoform X1, which encodes MLCSPQLLNQEMDWEQFDLNPKVIAALKKADIKSVKEILTLSEADLQRLMKLSNADIQYLLKTISRTLRKNSMLTALQLYQDKHHLTSQHQKLSLGCSALDNLLKGGIPLVGITELAGESSAGKTQISLQLCLCVQYPYKYGGLESGAVYICTEDVFPSKRLQQLIDQQPKLRADVPAEIIQKIKFGNSIFIEHAADLDTFHNCITKRISLLLTRGMVRLVVIDSIAALFRCEFGVSDSVTKARYLQMFGAQLHSLSTRFRTPIMCINQVTDAVSESEAAQCNCSAVDNRVSPALGITWANQLLMRLMVSRVSQPEQFSGVMLHHTGSVRTLRVVFAPHLPPSFCYYTVKLEGVKGINPLHSMASCFKNS
- the XRCC3 gene encoding DNA repair protein XRCC3 isoform X3 — translated: MLCSPQLLNQEMDWEQFDLNPKVIAALKKADIKSVKEILTLSEADLQRLMKLSNADIQYLLKTISRTLRKNSMLTALQLYQDKHHLTSQHQKLSLGCSALDNLLKGGIPLVGITELAGESSAGKTQISLQLCLCVQYPYKYGGLESGAVYICTEDVFPSKRLQQLIDQQPKLRADVPAEIIQKIKFGNSIFIEHAADLDTFHNCITKRISLLLTRGMVRLVVIDSIAALFRCEFGVSDSVTKARYLQMFGAQLHSLSTRFRTPIMCINQVTDAVSESEAAQCNCRGDSSRQRQVFTMAEV
- the XRCC3 gene encoding DNA repair protein XRCC3 isoform X2 yields the protein MDWEQFDLNPKVIAALKKADIKSVKEILTLSEADLQRLMKLSNADIQYLLKTISRTLRKNSMLTALQLYQDKHHLTSQHQKLSLGCSALDNLLKGGIPLVGITELAGESSAGKTQISLQLCLCVQYPYKYGGLESGAVYICTEDVFPSKRLQQLIDQQPKLRADVPAEIIQKIKFGNSIFIEHAADLDTFHNCITKRISLLLTRGMVRLVVIDSIAALFRCEFGVSDSVTKARYLQMFGAQLHSLSTRFRTPIMCINQVTDAVSESEAAQCNCSAVDNRVSPALGITWANQLLMRLMVSRVSQPEQFSGVMLHHTGSVRTLRVVFAPHLPPSFCYYTVKLEGVKGINPLHSMASCFKNS